A genomic segment from Peromyscus maniculatus bairdii isolate BWxNUB_F1_BW_parent chromosome 11, HU_Pman_BW_mat_3.1, whole genome shotgun sequence encodes:
- the LOC102904301 gene encoding olfactory receptor 6K3-like, whose protein sequence is MDKENQTKVTEFYFSDFPQFEKGGLLFFILLLCVYMFIVVGNSLIFLAVQLDVRLHNPMYSFIGIFSFLEICYTTVTIPKMLYNLVSKEKTISFIGCLLQMYFFHSFGVTESLVLTIMAIDRYIAICNPLRYAIIMTPKLCTQLSTGSFILGFLMLLPEIVWISTLPFCGPNHIHQLFCDLEPVLLLACTDTSMILVEDVIHAISILTCVSVITLSYLRIVTVILRIPPGESRQKAFSTCTAHITIFLLFFGSVALMYLRFSAAFEPLLEKIIALMFAVLAPFFNPIIYSLRNKDMKDAIKKMFCSQKMFSVSGS, encoded by the coding sequence ATGGATAAGGAGAATCAGACAAAGgtgacagaattttatttttctgatttccctcagtttgagaAAGGTGGCCTTTTATTCTTCATCCTTCTGCTCTGTGTTTACATGTTCATTGTTGTTGGAAACTCCTTGATCTTCTTGGCTGTGCAGCTGGATGTCCGTCTGCACAATCCCATGTACAGTTTTATTGGCATATTTTCCTTCCTGGAGATTTGCTACACCACAGTGACCATTCCCAAAATGCTCTACAACCTAGTCAGCAAAGAGAAAACGATCTCCTTCATTGGCTGCCTGCTGCAGATGTATTTTTTCCATTCCTTTGGAGTCACAGAAAGCTTGGTCCTCACAATAATGGCCATCGACAGGTACATTGCCATTTGTAACCCACTCCGCTATGCAATCATTATGACTCCAAAGCTGTGCACACAGCTTTCCACAGGCTCCTTCATCCTTGGCTTCCTCATGCTCCTACCAGAGATTGTGTGGATATCTACTCTGCCCTTCTGTGGCCCCAATCATATCCACCAACTCTTCTGTGACTTAGAACCTGTACTTCTCTTGGCGTGTACAGACACATCTATGATACTGGTTGAAGATGTCATCCATGCTATCTCCATCCTGACCTGTGTCTCTGTCATCACCCTTTCCTATTTAAGAATCGTCACTGTGATCCTGAGAATTCCACCTGGCGAGAGTCGTCAGAAGGCATTCTCCACATGCACAGCCCACATCAccattttcttgctgttttttgGCAGTGTGGCTCTCATGTACCTGCGCTTCTCTGCCGCTTTCGAACCACTGCTGGAGAAGATCATCGCACTAATGTTTGCTGTCCTTGCCCCATTTTTCAATCCTATAATCTATAGCCTGAGGAACAAAGATATGAAAGATgccattaagaaaatgttctgttCTCAAAAGATGTTCAGTGTCTCTGGGAGCTAA